The nucleotide window AAGGGGAGGGCCGGGGGGCGAGTGCCCCCCGGGCAGGTCGACGGCGGTGTCAGGACCGCCGGGCCGACCGCGCGGGGCTCAGCCCCAGCACTTCTCCAGTGCCTCTTCGGAGGTGATCGACGGGATGCCCTCGACCGGCTGGTCGGTGACCAGCTCGACACCGGTGTTGGTGAACTCGAGCCCTTCGGAGGCCTGGGGCTTCTCGCCGGTTTCGGCGAATGCCTTGATCGCCTCGATGCCCATCGATGCCATCTTCAGCGGGAACTGCATCGAGGTCGCACCGATCACGCCCGCTTCGACGTTGCGGACACCCGGGCAGCCGCCGTCGACCGACACGATCAGCGCCTGGCTTTCCAGGCCGACCGCCTTCAGCGCCTCGTAGGCGCCGGCGGCGGCGGGCTCGTTGATCGTGTAGACGAGGTTCACGCCGGGGTCCTTCTGGAGAAGGTTCTCCATCGCGGTGCGGCCGCCTTCCTCGTTACCGTTGGTCACGTCGTTTCCGACGATGCGCGGGTCTTCCTCGTCGCCGATCTTGGTCGGGTCCTTGATGTCGATGCCGAAGCCGTTGAGGAATCCGTTGTCGCGAAGGTAGTCCACCGAGACCTGCGACGGGTTGAGATCGAGCAGCGCGATCTTGGCCTCGGAGGGGTCTTCCATCTTGGCCGCTGCCCATTGCCCGATCAGCTCGCCGGCGAGGAAGTTATCGGTCGCGAAGGTCGCGTCGGCGGCATCGATCGGCTCGAACGGGGTGTCGAGTGCGATGACAAGAATGCCGGCGTCACGCGCCTGCTGGACGACCGGGGTCAGCGCGCGGCTGTCGGACGGGGTGATGAGGATGCCCTTGGCGCCTGCGGCGATGCAGCTCTCGACCGCCGCCACCTGCGTCTCGACGTCACCGTCGAGCTTGCCGGCATAGGTGTTCAGCGTCAGGCCCAGTTCCTCGGCCTTGGCGCTGGCGCCTTCCTTCATCTTCACGAAGAACGGGTTGGTGTCGGTCTTGGTGATAAGACAGGCCGTGGTCTCCTCGGCAAAGGCGGTGCCCGCGCCGAGAACCAGCGCCAGTGCAGAACCTGCAAAAAGTGTCTTCATGGTCATCCTCCCAAAAATGTCACGCGCCGTCTGCCCCTGCGGCAGGTTCGGCGCCTCCGCTCCTCCAAGCGGATTGGCTGTCAAACTGCTGTGATTCCCGTCTTCGGTCAATAAGTAAATCCAATTGATTTATTTATTGACTGGCAGAGCCGCAGCGCGCTTGATAGTGGGAACGGGGAGGGTCTCTCATGGATGGCAATGACCGCATCGGCGCGCGTTCCGGGGTCAATCAGATCGGCGTCCGGGCACATAACGAACGGCTGATCCTGTCGCTCATTCGCCGGAGCGGAGGGCTGCCGGGCGCCGAAATCGCGAAGCAGACGGCACTTTCGCCGCAGACCGTCTCGAACATCCTGCGCAAGCTCGAAAACGACGGCTTCCTGCGCCGAGGTGCGCCGCAGCGCGGCCGTGTCGGCAAGCCTTCGATCCCGATGCAGATCGACCCGGACGGCGCACTTTCGGTCGGCATGAAGCTCGGCCGGCGCTCGGCGGATCTCGCGGTTCTCGACCTCTCGGGCGAGGTGCTGGGTCAGAGCCAGATCACCTATCGCTATCCGATGCCCGACGAGATCTTCGCCTACCTGCGCGACGGCATGGCCGACCTGCTGCACGATCTGACCCGGCGCCAGAAGTCCCGCATCGCCGGCATCGGCATCGCGGCCCCGGCCGAGATCTGGAGCTGGGTCGATGTCCTTGGCGCACCGGCAGATTTCTCGGTCTGGCGCGAGATCGACTTTGCCGCCGAGGTGGCCGCCTTTTCCGACCTGCCGCTGTTTCAGGTCAACGACGCAACCGCCGCCTGCCGCGCCGAGCACGTCTTCGGCCGAGGCCGTGAACTGACGGATTACGGTTACTTCTTCATCGGCTCCTTCGTCGGAGGCGGCGTGGCGCTGAACGGCACGGTTGTCGAGGGGTTGCAGGGAAACGCCGGGGCCTTCGGCGCGATCCGGGTGCCGGGGCAGGGCAGCGGTACGGCGGCATTGATCGACGAAGCGTCTCTCTACCTGCTCGAGACGGCGCTGACCGGGGCCGGGGCGCCTGCGGGCACGCTCTGGCGCCAGCCGCAGGACTGGTCGGGGCTTGGGGCCGCGCTCGACGACTGGATCCTGCGCGCGGCACGTGCGCTCGCCGAAGCCGCACGCACGGTCTGCGCCGTGATCGATTTCCCCGTCATCCTGATCGACGGCGCCTTCCCGACCGAGGTGCGCGCCCGACTTGTCGCAGCCGCCCGCGCCGAGCTCGCCCGGCTTGACCTGCGCGGCCTCACGGCCCCGCGGATCGAGGAGGCAGCGGTCGGTGGCAATGCGCGGGTCATAGGGGCCGCGACGGCGCCGACGATGGCGAAGCTGTTCGAGTTCTAGACCGGCGTCTCTGTCGGTCGAAGCCGGGTCCGCCGGGGATGCCATGCCGGCGTTTTGCATGCTGCACGGGGCTTGGACGAGGCATCAGGTCAGCTTGGGTGGCTGAGGTCACGGCTTCCAGGTCGAATTCTTGAGCAAACGCCTCTTTTTGTCGGTCAGCGGGGGCCCATGACGTGGGCAGCGTCTCATCCGTCCCTTGGCGCAGTGAGACATTGCCCGGCTCGCCAGCTTCTCGTACCGCGCGTCATCCCGGCAATCCCGGCACCTTTGCCGATGTGCCCAGCTCGAACACGCCGCTTGCCCTGTTCCGGAGGGCGGAGACAGCTCTGAAGCGATCCGAGAAGAAGAGTATCGGAACCGGCTTGCAAGGACTGCTGCGGTTGGCTAAACCCCGCTCTGCCGGGTGATTAGCTCAGTTGGTAGAGCGCTTCGTTTACACCGAAGATGTCGGGAGTTCGAGTCTCTCATCACCCACCATGCTACTGCATTGAAATCGCACAAGTGCCTGATAACAGGAACATGCGCCGCCTCTACTGGTACATAGAGGTGGTACCCGATGAGATGCACAATGCCCCAGCCCGTCCTGATTGGATCGACCTACTACCTGCGCGTCCATGTCCCTCGCGACGTGGTGGATCGTGCGAGGGGAACGACTGTATCTCTGCCCATCGGCGACCGTATCTGCCAGCTCAAGCTCACCACACACGCGAAGACCTCGTTGCGGACCAGAGACTGGCCGGAAGCGAAGAGACGCTTCTCGCAGGCTCTTGCGGCGCTGGAGAGCCACTGGGAGGCACTTGGATGCGGTCCCGCTGGTCTGACCCACAAGCAGGCCGTAGCTCTCGCTGGTGAGGTCGTGGCTGACTTCCTCGACATCCTCGAAGATGAGCCGGGATCGCCAGAGATGTGGAAGCGTGTCGCCGAGCTGGACGAGGCGGCAAGAGCTGGCCGTAGCCATCCATTGGCGGTGCCGACAGCGGAAACCAGAGCTGCCGACATTGAAAGTCGCTTCGGAGGACCGGCAGACGCTGCGCTCGCACGGCGCGGCCTTCTCGTCGATGCAGGGGCGCGAAACAAGCTGCTACAGCGGGCGTCTTCCTGGGCGCGCTTGCTGAGCGGCGCCTTCACCCATGCATAGAAGCCGCTCGGTTGGATGCGCAGACACCGGCACATCGCCCTAACGGAGAACTGCCCGCGATGCTCGGCCACGAACGCCGTCGCCATTGGGCTCGAACCAATGGCGCCTCAATGGCTCCACTCACTTTGCTTCCATGGCGAAATACGCGCTCGGCATTGTCCTCGGACCAATGGCGGACAAGCCTTGCCCTTTTTTGGGATGTCACGCTCCTCCGAAACCCGCGCCAGCTCCTTCTTCAGGCGCCGGATCTCGGCGTCCGTCTCCGCCTCTCCCGATGACGCCTTCGCGAACGTCTTCATCCAAGCGTAGAGCGAATACGCGCTGCCCCCCCCCCCCCCAAACGCTCCGACACTTCCCTGACCGGGTAGCCCCGCTCGGGAATCTGCGCGACCGCGTCCCGCTTGAACTCATCGCTGAACGTGCTGCTGCTCGTCATGGCCTCCTTGCCTCAAAATCAGCGAAGAAGGCGTCCACGGGACACGGGGCTATTCAGTATGGACGGGCCAACATCGAGCCATCGAAGGCGCGTCCGGTAGCTGCATCCTGACGCGAGAGATGCTCCAAGTTTGATTCAGAGCGAAAATTGTACGCTTGTTCACAGCACATTATTCCGAAGTGCGTGTGCATTTGGTGCAAAAAACTTTTCACTGGCGCCCATAGTGCTTACCACCGGCGGGGGCCGGATTTGGCAGGACGAGACGAAAGACAGCACGATGTGGAGCGAAGATCGCTACAACGCCTTCATGGCACGGCAGGCCATCGATGACGAGGACCTGCTGCGGCTGGAGAGCTATACCGCGACCATCGAGCCCGTCGATGGCTCCAAGCGTGAGATGCTGCACCAGCTGGCGATGACGGTGTTCTGGCCGCACCGGGGGCGGGACATCGACCTGTTCCTGAGGCTGGGGCAGGGCTATGTCGCCTGCGACGAGATCGGGCGGCCGCTCGGCTCGGCGATGTATTTCCCGATGGGGCCGGATTTCGCCATGCTGGGGATGATGGTTGTGTCACCGCGCCTGCAATCGCAAGGGGCCGGTCGGCGGATGCTGCGCCGGATCATGCGCGATTGCGCCGGGCGGGATCTGCGCATCACCTCGACGCGGCACGGATTTCGCCTGTATGAATCCGCCGGGTTCGTGCCGGTCTCGACGATCTACCAGCAGCAGGGCATCGTTCGCGAGATCTCCGCGCCCGCGCCAACGGACGGCATGCTGCGCGACCTGACACTCGCGGACCGTGATGCGATTGTGGCTCTCGACCGCTCCGCGACCCATGCCGACCGCAGCGCTGTCTTCGACGCGCTGCTCGAGGTTTCGGACGGTTTGGTGCTGGAGCAGGACGGAGAGGTGAAGGGCTTCGCCATGAAGCGCGCCTTCGGCAAGGGGACAGTCATCGGTCCGGTTCTGGCGGACAGCGACGAAATGGCGATACAGCTCACCGCGCCGCTGCTGCAATCCTGCGAGGGCCGCTTCGCCCGGTTCGACCGGCAGGTCGAGAGCGAGGCAATGGGCGCCTTCCTCGCCGCCGCCGGGCTTGGCGTCTACGATACGGTGACCGAGATGCGGCTCGGTAGCAACCGCCTGTCGCAAGAAGGGCTGCGCGTCTACGGGCTCGCCTCGCACTCGCTGGGGTAGGGGGCACGCGGCCCCCCGCCATTTACGACAGCCGGTCCTTGAGTCCGAACCACATCCCCACCAGCGGCAGGAACCACGGCGTGCCCGAATGCATCGGGATCGTCGGCCAGTCGAGCCCGTCCAGCGGGTTCGTCCCCTCGCGCCCCATCGCCATGTCGGCCAGCGCCTGGCCGATCAGCGTCGACATCTGCGCGCCGTGGCCGGAATAGCCCATGCCGTAGATCATGCCGTCATGCTCGCCCGCTCGCGGGTAGCGGTCCTGCGTCATGCCCACGAGCCCGCCCCAGCAATAGTCGATCTGGATGTCAGCGAACTCGGGAAAGACCTGCGCGAAACTCTTCTTGAGGATCTCGCCGGATTTCGCGTCCGAGCGCTGGTCCGAGGTGGCCGAGAACCGCGCCCGCCCGCCGAAGATGATGCGGTTGTCCGGCGACAGGCGGATGTAATTGCCGATGTTCATCGAGGTGACATAGGTGCGGTTGCCGGGCAGCAGCTTCTGAACCTCGGCGTCCATCAGGGGCCGCGTCGCGATGATGAAGGAGCCGACCGAGATGATGCGCCGCCGGAAATACTGGAAGGGCGAGGGCTTGGCCCGGCCCGCATAGGCGCCGGTGGCGACGATCACCCGACCGGCCTTGAGGGCACCCTTGGGGGTGCTCAGCGTCCAGCCGCTGCCGGACCGGGTGCGCTCGGTGACGGGTGCGGCTTCCCAGATCTGCGCGCCGTGGCGATGCGCCGCCTCGGCAAGGCCGGTGACATAGCGGCCCATGTGCATCATCGCCGTCTTCTCGTAGAGCATGCCGCCGTGGAAGGCGTCCGACCCGATCTCGCCGTCGAGGTCGGCCTTGTCGAGCCAGCGCGTCTCGGGGTCGACCTCGCGGTGGATCAGCTCGTAATTCGCCTTGAGCCCGTCCACGTGGCTTGGCTTCGAGGCGAGCTTCAGCTTGCCCGCGCGGCGGAAATCGCAGGCGATGCCTTCCTCGGCGATGACCTCTTCGATCATGTCGATCGACCGGTCGTAGGCCTTGTAGAGCGCATGCGCCCGCTCGGTCCCCAGATGCGCCTTGGCGCTGGCATAGCCATGGGCGATGCCGTTGTTGAGATGCCCGCCATTGCGCCCCGAGCCGCCGGCGCCGACGTGATCGGCCTCGAGCAGGGCGACCGAGACGCCCTCGCGCGCCAGCTTGCGCGCCGCGTTCAGCCCGGTGAACCCGCCGCCGATCACCGCCACGTCGAAGCTGCCCGCCACCGGGCCGCGCTGCGGGTTGGAAAAGACGGGGGCGGTGTCGTGCCAGTAGGATTGGTATTTCATGGCGAGTCCCTGTTTTCGGTTGCCCCCATCATGACGCGACCGCCACGAAAGCGCCTGCCGCTCTTGCCGGGGACGTGGCAGGAAATTGCTTTTGCGGGGCGGCAAACGGCAGGGGATGCCGAAGCGGCGCGATCTTCGGTGCCGCGCGGGGGCGCTTCGCGGCGATGATGCGGGCAACCCGCAGACAGGAGACCCCGATGACCAAGCTCATCCCGCTGAACACCGCGCCCGAATTCACTCCCCGCGAGGACATCTGCCCCGAGGAGCGCCGCATCGAAGGCATCCCCGAATACAAGACCTGGGAGCTGGACACCGCGATGGCCGAGGCCGCGAAGTGGGGCAAGATCCGCACCGGCGTCTGGGAGGCGACCCCCGGCAAGACCGTGTCGAAGAAGGGCGAGACCTTCGAGTTCTGCCACATCCTGTCGGGCAAGTGCGAGATCGGCGAGGACGGCGGCGAGAGCCATGTCTTCGGCCCCGGCGACAGCTTCATCCTGAAGCCCGGCTTCGTCGGCACCTGGCGCACTATCGAGACCGTGCGCAAGATCTTCATCATCGCGTCGTAAGACGCGTCACTTGATCGTCGCGTCGTGAGCGCGTTCCGCTGACGCGCGGGGCAGGGCGGCAGGAAATTCCGTGCCGCCCCGTCGCCCCGGCCGATCCTGCCGAAGACGCCCCCGCGATCGGCAACCCTCGCGCCCGCGCCGCGCCTATCCTGACCGCAGATCCATTTCCCGGAGCCAGACCCATGCTGACCAACTCCCTCGTCGAGCTTGACCGTCGTCACCTCGTCCACCCCGTGTCCTCTTTCCGGGGCCACGAAGAGCGCGGCGTGCGCGTTCTGACCTCTGCCAAGGGCGCGCGCGTCACCGACGCCGAAGGCCGCGAGTTGATCGACGGCTTTGCCGGCCTGTGGTGCGTCAACGCCGGCTACGGCCATGAAAGCGTCGTCGAGGCCGCCGCCAAGCAGATGCGCGAGCTGCCCTATGCCACCGGCTATTTCGACCTCGGGGCCGAGGCGCCGATCCGGCTCGCCTCCGAGCTGGCAGAGCGCAGCCCCGGCGACCTCAACCACATCTACTTCAGCCTCGGCGGGTCGGACGCGGTGGACAGCACCATCCGCTTCATCCGCTACTACTGGCATTCCAAGGGCCAGCCGGAGCGTGACCAGTTCATCTCGATCCACAGCGGCTATCACGGCTCGACCACGATGGGCGCCGGCCTCACGGCGCTGCCGGGGTTCCACGACGGTTTCGGCGTGCCCTATGACTGGCAGCACCGGATCTCGTCGCATTACATCTACCGCAACCCGCACGGGCAGGACGAGCAGACCATCATCGACGCCTCCGTCGCCGAGCTGAAAGCCAAGATCGAGGCCATCGGCCCCGAGCGTGTCGCGGCATTTTATGCCGAGCCGATCCAGGGCTCGGGCGGCGTGCTGGTGCCGCCGAAGGGCTGGATCAAGGCGATCAAGGCGGTCTGCGAGGCGTATGGCGTGCTCTTCGTCGCCGACGAGGTCATCACCGCGTTCGGCCGCACCGGGCCGCTGTTCGCCTCCGAGGAAGAGGGCATCGTGCCCGACCTGATGACCACGGCCAAGGGCCTGACCTCGGGCTATGCGCCGATGGGCGCGGTGTTCATGCGCAACCACGTCTACGAGACCATCGCCGAGGGCGCGGGCGCCAAGGCGGTCGGCCACGGCTTCACCTATTCCGCGCACCCGGTGTCGGCGGCGGTCGGGCTCGAAGTGCTGAAGCTCTACGAGGGCGGTCTGCTGGAGAACGGGCGCAAGGCCGGGGCGCGTCTGATGGCGGGCCTGCACTCGCTGGCCGATCACCCGCTGGTGGGCGACGTGCGTGGGCGCGGCATGCTCGCCGCCCTCGAACTGGTGACCGACAAGGAGAAGAAGACCCCTCTGCCCGCCTCGGTTCAGCCCGCCACGCGGCTGTTCGATCGCGCGTGGGAGCAGGGGCTCGTGGTGCGCTCCTTCCCGCAGGGCATCTTCGGCTATGCGCCGCCCCTGTGCTGCACCGATGCCGATATCGACGGCATCATCGAGCGCACCCGCACCGTGCTCGACCAGACCCTCGAGGACTCGGAGATCCGGGCTGCGATGGCCTGATGGGGCTGCTGCTTCTGACGAACGAGGCGCGCGCGAAGACCTGGAAACGGGTCTTCGACGACGCCGGAGAGGAGATCATCCTGTCCGAGGCCGCGGTGAGCAATCCCGCGGCTGTCTCGTGCCTGGCCTGCTGGGTGCCGCCCGCCGACCTGTCGGTCTATCCGAACCTGAAGGCGCTGCTGAGCACCGGCGCGGGGGTCGACCAGATGCCGCCACTGCCCGAGGGCGTGGCGCTGGTGCGCTGCGACGTGGCGGGCATTTCCGAGATGGTGCGCGACTGGGTGCTGATGGCGGTGCTGATGCTGCAACGGCAGATGCCGCTCTATCTGCAACAGGCGCGCGCCGGGCAGTGGGAGACGCATCTGACGCGCTCCGCCTCTGCCTTCCGGGTCGGGATCATGGGCATGGGCCGCATCGGCCAGCTTGCGGCCCGCGCGCTCGGCGCCTGCGGGTTCGACGTCGCGGGCTACAGCCGCTCTGGCCGCCCGGTCGAGGGCTGCGAGATCTACGGACCGGACCGGCTGGCGGCGTTCCTCGGGCGGACCGATATCCTCGTCTGCCTGCTGCCGCTGACCGCCGAGACGCGGGGGATGCTGAACGCCGATCTCTTCGCGCAGCTGCCCGATGGCGCGATGCTGGTCCATGCCGGGCGCGGGGCGCAGCTCGACATGGCGGCGCTGCGGGGCGCGCTCGACAGCGGGCGGCTGGCCTCGGCGATGATCGACGTGACCGACCCCGAACCGCTGCCCGAGGGGCACTGGGCCTGGACCCATCCGCAGCTCATCGTCACGCCGCATATCGGTGCCGAGACCGATGCGGAGGCGGGTGCGCAGCATGCGCTCGAGGTCGTCCGAGCCCTGCGCGCGGGCGCCCCGATCCCGGGGCAGGTGGACCGCGACGCGGGCTACTGACCTGCGCCAAAGGGGCGCGGCGCGAAATGCCGCACCCCGCGCGATAACGAAATATTCTGCTGCGAAGACCGTTCAATTCGGCGTTTTGCAGCAGGGTTTCCCGGCCAGACTGGGTTTCAGGAAAGACCCTTGCACGCGCCGTTAACCCTGAAAACCAAGGGCTGCGGTGGGCGCGGGACGGCTCTGGTAAGCCTTCGGCCCACAGCGGCGCAGGGCGTCGGGCGAAACAGAAAATTCTGCGCCGTTCCCGGCGCGAAGCAGAAAGGACCGCCAAGATGGCGACTGAGACCGCAGTGAAACCCCTGACCGCCTTCGGCTACGTCACCTTCGACGTGGTCGGCACGCTGATCGACTTCGAGGGCGCCATCAAGGACGGCCTGGCCGAGATCGCCGCCAAGGAAGGCATCGATGTCGATGGCGAGGCCGCGCTGTCGGTCTACCGCGAAGCACGCTACGAGCCGGGCGCGGGTCTCTTCCCCGATGACCTCGGGCGCTGCTATAGCCGTATCGCCGAAGCCTTCGGCCTGCCGGACACCGAAGAGTACCGCCAGCTGATGGTCGAGCGCGTGGGCGATGCCAAGCCTTTCGCTGACAGCGCCGAGGCGATGGCGAAGCTCAAGGCCCGCTACAAGCTGATCGCGATGACCAACGCCCGCCGCTGGGCCTTCGACAAATACGCCGAGAAGCTGGGCAACCCGTTCTGGGCCGGGTTCACCACCGACGACACCGGCTGCGAAAAGCCGAACCCCGATTATTTCCGGCAGGTGTTCGATTACGTCGGCAAGGACGGCGGCAGCAAGGATGACATCCTGCACACCGCGCAGAGCCAGTACCACGACATCGGCATCTCGCGCGAGCTGGGCATGACCAACGCCTGGATCCAGCGCCGCCACGCGCAGAAGGGCTATGGCGGCACCATCGAGCCCAAGGAATACACCGAGCCCGATTACCATTTCCACGCGCTGATCGAGCTGGCAGACGCCGCCGACGCCGCGTTCGAAGGCTAAGTTCGAGAGATCCAAAGGACCGGGCAGGCGCCAATGACCTGCCCGGCCGCAACAAACAGGGAGAAGACCACGATGAAACCGACGAACTGGACCGGCCGCGACGACGCCCGCGTCGAACATGCGATCCGCAAGGGCGCCTCGCGCCGTGACTTGCTCAAGATGCTGATGGCATCGGGCGTAGGTGCCGCTGCGGGCGGCTCGCTGCTGCTGCGCGCCTCTGCTGCCGTGGCACAGACCCCGGTCACCGGAGGCTCGCTCCGCGCGGCCGGCTGGTCGGCCTCGACCGCCGACACGCTCGACCCGGCGCTGGCGTCGCTGTCGACCGACTACGCCCGGATCTGCGCCTTCTACAACCGCCTGACCGTGCTCGACGAGGCCGGCGGCGTGCAGATGGAGCTGGCCGAGAGCGTCTCGACCGATGACGCGCAGACCTGGGAGATCAAGCTCAAGTCCGGCGTCACCTTCCACGACGGCAAGACCCTGTCGGCGGATGACGTGGTCTACACCCTGAAGCGGCACCTCGACCCGGCGACCGGCTCCAAGGTCAACGCGATCGCCAGCCAGATGTCCGAGATCAGCAAGATCGACGACCTGACCGTGCGCATCGTGCTGAGCGCGGCCAACGCCGACCTGCCGACCATCCTGGCGCTGCATCACTTCATGATCGTCGCGGACGGCACCACCGATTTCACCACCGCCAACGGCACCGGTGCCTTCATCTGCGAAACCTTCGAGCCCGGCGTGCGCTCGGTCGGCGTGAAGAACCCCAACTACTTCAAGGCCGAAGGCCCCTATCTCGACAGCTTCGAGTTCTTCGCGATCGCCGACAACTCAGCGCGGGTGAACGCGCTGATGTCCGGTGACATCCAGATCGCGGCGAACCTCAACCCGCGGTCCATGCGCACGCTGGACACCTCCGACGCGATCAAGACCTCGGTCACCACGGCGGGCAACTACACCGGCCTCAACATCCGTCTCGACATGGAGCCGGGCGCCAGCGCCGATTTCGTGCAGGGCATGAAGCACCTGATGAACCGCGAGCTGATCCAGAAATCGGTGCTGCGCGGCATGGCGGAAATCGGCAACGA belongs to Salipiger profundus and includes:
- a CDS encoding sugar ABC transporter substrate-binding protein, with the protein product MKTLFAGSALALVLGAGTAFAEETTACLITKTDTNPFFVKMKEGASAKAEELGLTLNTYAGKLDGDVETQVAAVESCIAAGAKGILITPSDSRALTPVVQQARDAGILVIALDTPFEPIDAADATFATDNFLAGELIGQWAAAKMEDPSEAKIALLDLNPSQVSVDYLRDNGFLNGFGIDIKDPTKIGDEEDPRIVGNDVTNGNEEGGRTAMENLLQKDPGVNLVYTINEPAAAGAYEALKAVGLESQALIVSVDGGCPGVRNVEAGVIGATSMQFPLKMASMGIEAIKAFAETGEKPQASEGLEFTNTGVELVTDQPVEGIPSITSEEALEKCWG
- a CDS encoding ROK family transcriptional regulator — protein: MDGNDRIGARSGVNQIGVRAHNERLILSLIRRSGGLPGAEIAKQTALSPQTVSNILRKLENDGFLRRGAPQRGRVGKPSIPMQIDPDGALSVGMKLGRRSADLAVLDLSGEVLGQSQITYRYPMPDEIFAYLRDGMADLLHDLTRRQKSRIAGIGIAAPAEIWSWVDVLGAPADFSVWREIDFAAEVAAFSDLPLFQVNDATAACRAEHVFGRGRELTDYGYFFIGSFVGGGVALNGTVVEGLQGNAGAFGAIRVPGQGSGTAALIDEASLYLLETALTGAGAPAGTLWRQPQDWSGLGAALDDWILRAARALAEAARTVCAVIDFPVILIDGAFPTEVRARLVAAARAELARLDLRGLTAPRIEEAAVGGNARVIGAATAPTMAKLFEF
- a CDS encoding DUF6538 domain-containing protein, whose translation is MPQPVLIGSTYYLRVHVPRDVVDRARGTTVSLPIGDRICQLKLTTHAKTSLRTRDWPEAKRRFSQALAALESHWEALGCGPAGLTHKQAVALAGEVVADFLDILEDEPGSPEMWKRVAELDEAARAGRSHPLAVPTAETRAADIESRFGGPADAALARRGLLVDAGARNKLLQRASSWARLLSGAFTHA
- a CDS encoding GNAT family N-acetyltransferase — encoded protein: MWSEDRYNAFMARQAIDDEDLLRLESYTATIEPVDGSKREMLHQLAMTVFWPHRGRDIDLFLRLGQGYVACDEIGRPLGSAMYFPMGPDFAMLGMMVVSPRLQSQGAGRRMLRRIMRDCAGRDLRITSTRHGFRLYESAGFVPVSTIYQQQGIVREISAPAPTDGMLRDLTLADRDAIVALDRSATHADRSAVFDALLEVSDGLVLEQDGEVKGFAMKRAFGKGTVIGPVLADSDEMAIQLTAPLLQSCEGRFARFDRQVESEAMGAFLAAAGLGVYDTVTEMRLGSNRLSQEGLRVYGLASHSLG
- a CDS encoding NAD(P)/FAD-dependent oxidoreductase translates to MKYQSYWHDTAPVFSNPQRGPVAGSFDVAVIGGGFTGLNAARKLAREGVSVALLEADHVGAGGSGRNGGHLNNGIAHGYASAKAHLGTERAHALYKAYDRSIDMIEEVIAEEGIACDFRRAGKLKLASKPSHVDGLKANYELIHREVDPETRWLDKADLDGEIGSDAFHGGMLYEKTAMMHMGRYVTGLAEAAHRHGAQIWEAAPVTERTRSGSGWTLSTPKGALKAGRVIVATGAYAGRAKPSPFQYFRRRIISVGSFIIATRPLMDAEVQKLLPGNRTYVTSMNIGNYIRLSPDNRIIFGGRARFSATSDQRSDAKSGEILKKSFAQVFPEFADIQIDYCWGGLVGMTQDRYPRAGEHDGMIYGMGYSGHGAQMSTLIGQALADMAMGREGTNPLDGLDWPTIPMHSGTPWFLPLVGMWFGLKDRLS
- a CDS encoding cupin domain-containing protein, which encodes MTKLIPLNTAPEFTPREDICPEERRIEGIPEYKTWELDTAMAEAAKWGKIRTGVWEATPGKTVSKKGETFEFCHILSGKCEIGEDGGESHVFGPGDSFILKPGFVGTWRTIETVRKIFIIAS
- a CDS encoding aspartate aminotransferase family protein, encoding MLTNSLVELDRRHLVHPVSSFRGHEERGVRVLTSAKGARVTDAEGRELIDGFAGLWCVNAGYGHESVVEAAAKQMRELPYATGYFDLGAEAPIRLASELAERSPGDLNHIYFSLGGSDAVDSTIRFIRYYWHSKGQPERDQFISIHSGYHGSTTMGAGLTALPGFHDGFGVPYDWQHRISSHYIYRNPHGQDEQTIIDASVAELKAKIEAIGPERVAAFYAEPIQGSGGVLVPPKGWIKAIKAVCEAYGVLFVADEVITAFGRTGPLFASEEEGIVPDLMTTAKGLTSGYAPMGAVFMRNHVYETIAEGAGAKAVGHGFTYSAHPVSAAVGLEVLKLYEGGLLENGRKAGARLMAGLHSLADHPLVGDVRGRGMLAALELVTDKEKKTPLPASVQPATRLFDRAWEQGLVVRSFPQGIFGYAPPLCCTDADIDGIIERTRTVLDQTLEDSEIRAAMA
- a CDS encoding 2-hydroxyacid dehydrogenase, producing MGLLLLTNEARAKTWKRVFDDAGEEIILSEAAVSNPAAVSCLACWVPPADLSVYPNLKALLSTGAGVDQMPPLPEGVALVRCDVAGISEMVRDWVLMAVLMLQRQMPLYLQQARAGQWETHLTRSASAFRVGIMGMGRIGQLAARALGACGFDVAGYSRSGRPVEGCEIYGPDRLAAFLGRTDILVCLLPLTAETRGMLNADLFAQLPDGAMLVHAGRGAQLDMAALRGALDSGRLASAMIDVTDPEPLPEGHWAWTHPQLIVTPHIGAETDAEAGAQHALEVVRALRAGAPIPGQVDRDAGY
- a CDS encoding HAD-IA family hydrolase, which encodes MATETAVKPLTAFGYVTFDVVGTLIDFEGAIKDGLAEIAAKEGIDVDGEAALSVYREARYEPGAGLFPDDLGRCYSRIAEAFGLPDTEEYRQLMVERVGDAKPFADSAEAMAKLKARYKLIAMTNARRWAFDKYAEKLGNPFWAGFTTDDTGCEKPNPDYFRQVFDYVGKDGGSKDDILHTAQSQYHDIGISRELGMTNAWIQRRHAQKGYGGTIEPKEYTEPDYHFHALIELADAADAAFEG
- a CDS encoding ABC transporter substrate-binding protein; protein product: MKPTNWTGRDDARVEHAIRKGASRRDLLKMLMASGVGAAAGGSLLLRASAAVAQTPVTGGSLRAAGWSASTADTLDPALASLSTDYARICAFYNRLTVLDEAGGVQMELAESVSTDDAQTWEIKLKSGVTFHDGKTLSADDVVYTLKRHLDPATGSKVNAIASQMSEISKIDDLTVRIVLSAANADLPTILALHHFMIVADGTTDFTTANGTGAFICETFEPGVRSVGVKNPNYFKAEGPYLDSFEFFAIADNSARVNALMSGDIQIAANLNPRSMRTLDTSDAIKTSVTTAGNYTGLNIRLDMEPGASADFVQGMKHLMNRELIQKSVLRGMAEIGNDQPVSPTNRYFNTELAPAEFDPERARHHFEKAGLLGTEIPMVASDAAASSVDYATVMQQAGREIGMNLNVERVPADGYWSNYWLKAPIHFGHINPRPTPDILFSLLYGSEAKWNESHYSSEQFDSLMVEARGELDEAKRTEMYWTMQEMISREAGTIIPAYMANVDGMASNVNGLKPSPLGGLMGFAFAEHVWLS